A genomic window from Cloacibacillus evryensis DSM 19522 includes:
- a CDS encoding bifunctional helix-turn-helix transcriptional regulator/GNAT family N-acetyltransferase: MDNNMDTITEIRAFNRFYTGVIGLLDRHILDSGYSLTEARVLLEIGRTKNCTANRLAGALGIDRSYMSRIVVKFEKDGLVTRAANKNDSRASDIRLTNEGRRVLRGLDERSNRQIERLISGLGEDERGKLRQAMRTIKKYLEAAPAGFSIRTFRETDVDYVIERQLSLYETERGFSSEIWQRYLREGVLALVDRFDPELDNIYILESAGAPAGCVAVTHTDAKTAQLRYFFLEPELRGLGAGQKLFDKALDFCRERGYHRAFLWTVSAQEAARRLYAAKGFKITETGENSEWGVPVLEERWDLELR, from the coding sequence ATGGACAATAACATGGACACCATCACCGAGATCAGGGCCTTTAACCGCTTCTACACGGGGGTGATAGGGCTGCTCGACCGGCACATTCTTGATTCGGGCTACTCTCTCACCGAGGCGAGGGTGCTGCTCGAGATCGGCAGGACGAAGAACTGCACCGCCAACCGGCTCGCCGGAGCTCTCGGAATAGACCGCAGTTATATGAGCAGGATCGTCGTGAAATTTGAAAAAGACGGGCTCGTCACACGGGCGGCGAACAAAAATGACAGCCGCGCAAGCGACATCCGGCTGACGAACGAGGGGAGGCGCGTCCTTCGCGGCCTCGACGAACGTTCCAACCGGCAGATAGAGCGGCTCATCTCCGGACTCGGCGAGGATGAGCGCGGCAAACTCCGGCAGGCGATGAGGACGATAAAAAAATATCTCGAGGCCGCCCCCGCCGGGTTCTCCATCCGCACATTCCGCGAGACGGACGTGGACTACGTGATCGAGAGGCAGCTCTCGCTTTACGAGACGGAGCGCGGCTTTTCCTCAGAAATATGGCAGCGTTACCTGCGGGAGGGCGTGCTGGCGCTGGTGGACCGTTTCGACCCGGAGCTCGATAATATCTACATCCTCGAGAGCGCCGGCGCTCCCGCCGGCTGCGTAGCCGTAACCCACACCGACGCGAAGACGGCGCAGCTGCGCTATTTCTTCCTCGAGCCTGAACTGCGCGGCCTCGGCGCGGGGCAAAAGCTCTTTGATAAGGCGCTCGATTTCTGCCGAGAAAGGGGCTATCACCGCGCATTCCTCTGGACGGTCAGCGCCCAGGAGGCGGCGAGACGCCTTTACGCGGCGAAGGGCTTCAAAATCACTGAAACGGGCGAAAACTCGGAATGGGGCGTCCCCGTTCTCGAAGAGCGCTGGGACCTGGAGCTGCGATAA
- a CDS encoding DegT/DnrJ/EryC1/StrS family aminotransferase, producing MTENTKIPSFDLTRNYARVKEEVNVAVLRVLDTQHFILGPEVEALEKEIAAYLEVKSAVGCASGTDALVLAMMALDLKPGDEVITTPFTFFATASCITRNGATPVFADVDPVTYNINSEDIIAKITPRTKAVLPVHLFGQMCPLEEIKDELKNRGIALVEDCAQAIGAHRMIGGRVARSGSVGDMGCFSFFPTKNLGCYGDGGMVSIADNPEFAQRVKSLRVHGAGKTYFHEEVGINSRLDALQAAILRVRLRHLEGWNEERRIVAERYMTLFAEKGLLELITPPAELAGGRHVYHQYVVRAQRRDELQKFLDERGVTTRVYYPLPLHLQHCFSYLGYGKGDFPVSEALAEDVLALPMFPELLPEEQERVVNEIADFYGVGK from the coding sequence ATGACAGAAAATACAAAGATACCGTCATTCGACCTTACGAGAAATTATGCGCGCGTGAAGGAAGAGGTAAACGTCGCCGTCCTCAGAGTGCTCGATACTCAGCATTTCATCCTCGGCCCGGAGGTCGAGGCGCTGGAGAAGGAGATCGCCGCCTATCTCGAGGTAAAGAGCGCCGTCGGCTGCGCCTCCGGCACCGACGCTCTCGTTCTGGCGATGATGGCGCTTGATCTGAAACCGGGAGACGAGGTCATCACGACGCCGTTTACCTTCTTCGCCACGGCGAGCTGCATCACGCGCAACGGCGCGACGCCGGTATTTGCGGATGTCGATCCCGTCACTTACAATATAAACAGCGAAGACATCATCGCGAAGATCACTCCGCGCACCAAGGCGGTCCTCCCCGTCCACCTCTTCGGGCAGATGTGCCCGCTGGAGGAGATAAAGGACGAGCTGAAAAACCGCGGCATCGCCCTTGTCGAAGACTGCGCCCAGGCCATCGGCGCCCACCGGATGATCGGCGGCCGCGTGGCGCGCAGCGGTTCCGTCGGCGACATGGGCTGTTTTTCCTTCTTCCCGACGAAAAACCTTGGCTGCTACGGAGACGGCGGCATGGTCTCCATCGCGGACAACCCTGAGTTCGCGCAGCGCGTGAAGAGCCTGCGGGTCCACGGCGCCGGCAAGACATATTTCCACGAAGAAGTCGGCATCAACAGCCGCCTCGACGCGCTGCAGGCGGCCATCCTGCGCGTGCGCCTGCGCCACCTCGAAGGGTGGAACGAGGAGCGCCGCATCGTCGCCGAACGTTATATGACGCTCTTTGCCGAGAAGGGGCTGCTTGAGCTCATCACGCCGCCGGCGGAGCTCGCGGGAGGGCGTCACGTCTATCACCAGTATGTCGTCCGCGCGCAGAGGCGCGACGAACTTCAGAAATTTCTTGACGAACGCGGCGTGACGACGCGCGTCTATTATCCGCTGCCGCTCCATCTGCAGCACTGTTTCTCATATCTTGGCTATGGCAAAGGCGATTTCCCGGTTTCCGAGGCGTTAGCGGAGGATGTGCTCGCGCTGCCGATGTTCCCCGAGCTGCTGCCTGAGGAACAGGAACGCGTGGTAAATGAAATTGCTGATTTTTACGGCGTCGGCAAATAA
- a CDS encoding GntR family transcriptional regulator — protein sequence MMQRSRIYNTSSDFVYLDLRGKIVSKELKPAQRLLEVKIATEMGVSRTPVREALRRLANEGLVKIVPNSGARVAAPTVNEMENAYNVREYLENLSVELACRNGMDRRVLERLEEVLRSEEGAFENKDIDAFLEANNTFHRLIAESGKNTVLCEYIDNIMLRTNVYIFFYDQFDEKDNSSSQEHRAILRAIAQRDKERAQEFMREHLHHSHRALEVPDFRNRD from the coding sequence ATGATGCAGCGTTCCAGGATATACAACACATCTTCGGATTTCGTCTACCTTGATCTGCGCGGCAAGATCGTCAGCAAAGAGCTGAAGCCGGCGCAGAGACTGCTGGAGGTAAAGATAGCGACAGAGATGGGAGTCAGCAGGACTCCCGTGCGGGAGGCGTTGAGGCGTCTCGCCAACGAGGGGCTGGTGAAGATAGTTCCCAACAGCGGCGCGCGAGTGGCCGCCCCGACCGTGAATGAGATGGAGAACGCCTACAATGTGCGCGAATATCTTGAAAATCTCAGCGTCGAGCTTGCCTGCCGCAACGGTATGGACCGCCGCGTGCTCGAGCGTCTCGAAGAGGTGCTGCGCTCGGAAGAGGGCGCCTTTGAAAATAAGGATATCGACGCCTTTCTTGAGGCCAATAACACTTTTCACCGCCTTATCGCGGAGTCAGGAAAGAATACGGTGCTCTGCGAGTATATTGACAATATCATGCTTCGCACCAACGTCTATATTTTCTTTTACGACCAGTTCGACGAAAAGGACAATTCTTCGTCACAGGAGCATCGGGCGATATTACGCGCGATAGCCCAGCGTGACAAGGAGCGGGCGCAGGAGTTTATGAGGGAGCACCTGCACCATTCGCACAGGGCGCTTGAGGTTCCCGATTTCAGAAACAGAGATTAA